The DNA sequence GCCGATGGCCACGCCGGCCTCGTTGTCGGTGGTCGTGGCGTGGGTCTCGTAGGCGAGGCGGACGGTCACCGGCCCGGTGTGCCAGGTCGACCCGTAGGCTCGCCCGCATGGCGCGATACGGCGGGCAGTACGGCCCGGACCTCACCTTCCTCGGTGTCGACCCGTGCGACCTCGACGACCCGGCGTCCTACGCGGGCGCCGACGTGGTGATCCTGGGGGCGCCGTTCGACGGCGGGACGTCGTACCGCTCGGGCGCGCGGTTCGGCCCGCAGGCTATCCGGATGACCGACTACCTGCCGCACGACGGCTCGCGGCCGTCGCTCGCGCTGCGCACCGACGGCCTGCTCGACCTGCGGGTCGTCGACGCCGGCGATGTGATGATGTTCTCCGGTGACGCGGCACGGGCCTGTGCCTCCCTCGAGGCCGAGGTGGAGAAGGTGGCCCGCTCCGGTGCCATCCCGCTGGTGCTGGGTGGGGACCACACGATCACCTGGCCGGACGTCACCGGAGTGGCCCGCGCCGTCGGCTGGGGCCGGGTGGCGGTGCTGCACTTCGACGCGCACGCGGACACCGGCAACATCGAGTTCGGCTCGCTGATCGGGCACGGGCAGCCGATGCGCCGGCTGATCGAGTCCGGTGCCGCGCGCGGCGACCGGTTCCTGCAGATCGGGCTGCGCGGCTACTGGCCGCCGCCGGACACCCTCGACTGGATGGCGCGGCAGGGCATGCGCTC is a window from the Actinomycetes bacterium genome containing:
- the speB gene encoding agmatinase — encoded protein: MARYGGQYGPDLTFLGVDPCDLDDPASYAGADVVILGAPFDGGTSYRSGARFGPQAIRMTDYLPHDGSRPSLALRTDGLLDLRVVDAGDVMMFSGDAARACASLEAEVEKVARSGAIPLVLGGDHTITWPDVTGVARAVGWGRVAVLHFDAHADTGNIEFGSLIGHGQPMRRLIESGAARGDRFLQIGLRGYWPPPDTLDWMARQGMRSYEMTEIGVRGLEACLTEAFAIATDECDGVFLSVDIDVCDPGHAPGTGTPEPGGISARQLLDAVRRIAYQLPLVGMDVVEVSPPFDHADITAALANRVVLEALSSVARRRQDAAQGTSWDPARPLLADRD